Below is a genomic region from Trichoderma asperellum chromosome 2, complete sequence.
GTAGGAAACaaattttaatagtattaaaaagtCTCCGAGGTTAATTTCGcataaattatacttaaaaaaaaagtgtatTAAACTTCACAGGAAACAACACACTCTTCATATGGGAAAGTCACTCTTGCCAAGAGCTAGAATCAGTTAACTACCGTCTCTTGAAAAGGCTGACCATCAACATCGTAGGCGTCCACTTTGTACTTTCTAAATTCGCGCGCAGGTATTCCTTTCTCAAACAAAATGTCCAACTCTTCATAAGATCGCTTGAACGTTTCGGGATATCTAAAGAATGCCCACACAGTAACAAGCAGTGATGTTCCTCCCCAGAAGTAGGCTGTCTTGCCGGCCCACCCCCAAGCAGTAGGGTTGATCATGTAAGGCTCCAAAACAGCTCCGATGATATCAAAAAGCTGATGAGCAACCTTGGCCAAAGCCACGCTCTGCACTCGCAAGCTGACAGCAGACACTTCACTCGATGTTGCGTACGCCGCGGGACCCACGGAAATATCGTAACAGAATACCCATAGAATAGTGAGGGCTACTTGACCCCATTTCGTTCCTTCGTTGCCATGAATCGTAGCCAAAATGCCGATAAGAATATTGACAACGGTCATGAAAACCATACCCCAGAGGTAAAGGTTTCGACGACCTAAATGAGCAATGAGGACTGACCCAATAAAGGTTGCAAGCAGTCCGATGGCAGTAGCTGCCACTGAGACTTTATAGCTGTTGTTTGCAGACAATCCTGCTTGCTCCCAGAAATAAGTTCCCGGGTTCATCATAAAAATACCGTTAAAGACTTGACCAGCGAATGACAAACAGCAGATTTCCGTTCGGCGAAGGTTGCTACCTCTAAAACAAGCAATATATGAAGACCCGGTTTGTATTTCCTCTTCATAATTCACAGTATGAATAATCATGGCCAAATGTTCTTTGACTTTCGTATCACTCTTGGAACTGAGCCGACGAATACTGTGCTCTGCTTCTTGGAGACGACCTTTGCGAACAAGATACCATGGAGACTCTGGAGCGAATAGGCATCCTACAAAGAGCGGCACAGGCCAAATCCACTGGATGGCGAATGGAA
It encodes:
- a CDS encoding uncharacterized protein (TransMembrane:12 (i60-76o111-130i139-157o163-184i196-216o236-257i317-333o353-373i380-403o409-431i452-469o481-497i)); the protein is MAQTAVDDPHGLEDKAVVETVDNDIAPEKEWGAITQGAKEATDLEHSQGILEAVRLQWKGVAWASFFSLSIAMYGYDNALINNFYGYPAFQKAYGVPVSKGYQIPAKWQTGLSQASIVGIILGASFNGFFSSRFGYKRVMLVGLVLMAGFVAIPFSAHDLQTLLVGEIFCGMVWGTFASIGPAYSSECLPISLRGFLTSGVNIMQIVGQLIAIGVLDGLVNLDSQWSYRIPFAIQWIWPVPLFVGCLFAPESPWYLVRKGRLQEAEHSIRRLSSKSDTKVKEHLAMIIHTVNYEEEIQTGSSYIACFRGSNLRRTEICCLSFAGQVFNGIFMMNPGTYFWEQAGLSANNSYKVSVAATAIGLLATFIGSVLIAHLGRRNLYLWGMVFMTVVNILIGILATIHGNEGTKWGQVALTILWVFCYDISVGPAAYATSSEVSAVSLRVQSVALAKVAHQLFDIIGAVLEPYMINPTAWGWAGKTAYFWGGTSLLVTVWAFFRYPETFKRSYEELDILFEKGIPAREFRKYKVDAYDVDGQPFQETVVN